ATCGCGAGGATTTTGATGGATATAGCCGATCTCCGACTGGTGGAGTTGCGCGATCCGATCATCGGCACCCGGGGCCATATCGATCGGGCCGAACTTCTCGGATCGATAGACGATGCTCCCCCGGTCCACCTCCTTGCGGCCCGCCAGGCATGACAGCAGCGTGGACTTGCCGCTGCCGGACTCTCCGACAATGCCGAGGATCTCGCCGGATCGAACCTCGAGAGAGACGTTCCTGCAGCCATGACCACCGCGATAGACTTTGGTGACGTGCCGGGCGCGCAACAGGCTCGGATGGACTGCCGAAGGGATCATGTCAGGTGGCCTTCGCCGCGGCCGCATCGCGGCGCTGCTCGCAATAGTCGGTGTCGGAGCAGGCATAGGCGGTGCCGTCGGCGGCGAAGACTTCATCGAGATAGGAATCGGTCGCGCCGCATCGAAGGCAGGTCCGCCCCGTCACCCCTCTGTGGAAAGGGCGGTCGTCGAATGCCAGGCTCGCCACATCCGTGTAAGGCGGAATGGCGTAGATCTTGCCGTCCGTGCCGGCGCCGAACAGGATCAGCCCGGCGCTGCGGTTCAGCTTCGGATTGTCGAATCTCGGTATGGGCGAGGGCGACACCACATAGTGGCCGTTCACTCGAACGGGGTGAGCGAAGGCGGTATTCTCCGTTCCGTACCGTGTCACATCCTCATAGAGCTTCAGGAACATCAGGCCGTATTCGCGATTGCCGTGGAGCCGGCGGCGCTCCAGTTCGGAACGGACGAGCGTTCTCAACGGATCCGGCAGCGGCACCTGCAGGATCAGGACCTGGCCGTTGTGCAGCGGCGTTTCCGGAATGCGGTGCCGGGACTGGATGAGCGTTGCTTCCGACGCCTTCTTCGTCACCCGCAGACCCGCGGAGGACTGAAAGAAGCGCCGGATGGAGGAGGCGTTCGTCGCCTCGTCCGTGCCCTGGTCGATGACCTTCAGCACGTCGCGCGAACCTGCGATCGATGCGGTCAGCCGGATCCCGCCCGTCCCCCAGCCGCTGGGAAGCGGCAGGTCGCCGCCCTCGTGCGGGATGAAATGGCCGGGGATGGCTATCGCCTTCAGGATGGTCCGGCGAACCGCCCGCTTTTCATTCTCATGGACGAAGCTCGGGGTGCCGGCGGGGCCGCGATCCCCGAGAATGCCGTCCGAGGCGCGCGTCGTCATCGGTTGCTCCCGTCTCGCATCGCCTTCAGGGTCTGAATCTGCGCCTGGAAGTCGACATAGTGGGGGAGCTTCAGGTGCTGCACCTGGCCGGCGCCGATGACAGGGTCGGCATGGCGAAGCACGAAGGCGGCGTCCTGTCCCACGGAAGACGGCGGCTCGCCAAACTCGTCCCAGCGCAGCCATCGTTCCGCCAGCGCCATCGTGATGGCTTTCCGCTCGGATTGGCCGAAGCACAAGCCATAGCCGAGGGTAAATCCGGGGTCGTGGCGGCCTGCTCCGTCGATGGTTTCATGAATCGTCTGGCATTCGGTCACGAGAATATCGGCCAGGTCCACCGCCAGGCCGAGGTCTTCGATGCGAAGCGCCACGCCGACCTCGCCGACGCGAAGGTCTGCGACCAGCGGGTGGTTGGTGCCCATGTCCTGCATTGCGGCATTGGCCACGCTTGTCAGGGTGCCCTCGTCCGCAAGGGCCAGCGATGCCAGGCGTGACGCGCGCTCGGCTTGGCACGCGGCAGCCGGCTCATGCGAGGAGGGAGCGATCAGCAGCGGCTGAAGCTCCTCCGAGGCGAACGCCGAGCCGAGCACGGGGTCGCGAGCCGGTGGGGCGACGTCCAGCAGGTCTCCATCGTCGAGATCGACGGCTGTTCCGGTTCCGAGCAGACGGTGCGTATAGTCATACGTCGCGCCCAGAAACTGGCCGCCGGCAATATCCTTGTGCGTGGTCGCGATCCTGCGGCGTATGGCGATCCGATCCGTGTCGAAGGGTTCGGCGATCCCGAAACAGGGAAGCGTCGACTTGAACGCCCTCAGCAGGGTCGTCGCTTCGGCGAGATCGCCCTGCGCCTGGTGGATCGCCCGTGCGGCCATCGTCCGATCGAGATACCCGGCCTCCGACGTGACGCGATCGATGGCGCGACCGAGCTGCTGCAGAATTTGATCCGGCTCGATCTTGGCGACGTCGGCATCGCCGCGCTTCTGCCTCTCCAGCAACGCCAGCGACGCGCGTATGGCGCGCTCGCCGCCTATGACGGTGTTCTGCACAGCGTGAGCCTCGTGGTTCTGGGGAGGCCGACAAGAGTTTCCCCGATGCAGAGAATCAGCTCGATGCCTAGTGGGAAGTCGGCATTCAGAAGCTGAGCGGCATCGATCAGCGAACGAGAGGCGCTGCTCAGTGAGAGCACCACCGCATTCTCGATCCCCGGCCCCTTGGCGACATAGTCCAACGGCTCGCCGCCGTTCGTCAGCGCGACGATTGCGGTCGCTGATGTTTCCGGCTCGGACCGGGTTCCGCGGGACAGCCGCTGCAGGACATCCGCGCTGTCCGACCCGCAGCCGAGTATGACGAACGCAGCCTCCTCAGGCTCCTCGGCGAGCGTCACCTCGGCGTGATGACGAAGAAAGTCGATCGACTCCTGATCAATCAGGCGTCGATCGACCCAGGCCGGCGTGGTCTCATCCAGCAGGGTCAGGCCGACAGCCGCGACAACCGGATCGAGCGTCGGCGGCATGTCGCAGGCGACCGTGAGCGGCACAGGCTGAGCCGGCCGCGACATGGCATCCATCAAGGCGCGAAATGTCACCTGGGAATCGCGCGGCGGATCGGCGAATCCGAGGAACGCGCTCGACGGACTTGCAAGGTCAAAGGTCATTCTGCGCCTTCATCGTGAACTCGACCGCTGTCGCCGCCGTCAATCGCCTGGCTTCCGCAGCCCGTCCCTGCCGGGCGGCCTCGAGGCGCTCGATCGCCGGCACGATGATCGGGCACAGGTCCGTTTGCAGCAGCGCGTCGAGCAGCGCGGCGAGCCCGGCATGCTCCATGCTGTGCCCCGGGACGTAAGCCATGCCGATCTCCCCGGTTTCGAGCTTCAGGGAGGCTTTGGTCACGGGCAGAAGGCCCGCATCGAAAGCATGGCCATGGCGATCCAGCCGGCCACGCAACCGGATGACGCCCGCCTGCGGCTGCACCAGCCATGAGAACGCCGGGTCGACATTCAGGTCGTCCCACTCGGCGCGCAACGCCGACGGCTCGCATTTCGCCAGCACACCGAGCCACCAGCGACGCCCGTCGGGTCGCGTCACCCGGCACATGCCGGGTCTCCCCCGCGGTCGACGTCGACGAACAAGGGCTGATGGTCCGATCCGACGGCCTCGTGCGAGACCCAGGCTTTGCGCAGCGCCGGCCGCAGATCCGGCGTGACAAGGCAATAGTCGACCCGTTCCGGCGCGTGGCCGAGAAGAGTGGCGCCGGTGGCCAGCCGGTTCTCGCGCGAGGTGCCCGCGTTGCAACGCACCCAGGCGTCGAGGAAACCGTCGCGGCGGGTGAGGTTGCCGTAACGTCGGGTGTAGTCGCCGACCAATATCTCGTAAGCGCTGGAATCATCGTCGAAATTGAGGTCTCCCATGACGATGGCGGTGACGGGCATGGGGGGCAGCGCCGGTTCCGATGTCCAGCTGGGATCCGAATGCGCTCCCGCAAGAACCGGGCCGCGCCCCGGCGCCGATTGATGATGACGCAGCAGCCACTCCGCCTGCAGTTGCGACTGCGCGGGCGACGTGCTGCAGAAGTGCGTCGAGTAGATCCTGATGGGGCCGAGCGGCGTATCGACCAGCGCCTCGAGCGCGCCCTTCTGCTGATCGAGATGATCGAGCGATCCGTATTTCGGCAGCAGATAGTTCCGGATCGACAGGATCGGATAGCGAGAGGCGATCACATTGCCATGCTGCCGGCGGCGGCCATGGCTGCCGGTCGACAGCGTGTCGATAT
This window of the Labrys wisconsinensis genome carries:
- a CDS encoding alpha-D-ribose 1-methylphosphonate 5-phosphate C-P-lyase PhnJ, giving the protein MTTRASDGILGDRGPAGTPSFVHENEKRAVRRTILKAIAIPGHFIPHEGGDLPLPSGWGTGGIRLTASIAGSRDVLKVIDQGTDEATNASSIRRFFQSSAGLRVTKKASEATLIQSRHRIPETPLHNGQVLILQVPLPDPLRTLVRSELERRRLHGNREYGLMFLKLYEDVTRYGTENTAFAHPVRVNGHYVVSPSPIPRFDNPKLNRSAGLILFGAGTDGKIYAIPPYTDVASLAFDDRPFHRGVTGRTCLRCGATDSYLDEVFAADGTAYACSDTDYCEQRRDAAAAKAT
- a CDS encoding carbon-phosphorus lyase complex subunit PhnI, whose product is MQNTVIGGERAIRASLALLERQKRGDADVAKIEPDQILQQLGRAIDRVTSEAGYLDRTMAARAIHQAQGDLAEATTLLRAFKSTLPCFGIAEPFDTDRIAIRRRIATTHKDIAGGQFLGATYDYTHRLLGTGTAVDLDDGDLLDVAPPARDPVLGSAFASEELQPLLIAPSSHEPAAACQAERASRLASLALADEGTLTSVANAAMQDMGTNHPLVADLRVGEVGVALRIEDLGLAVDLADILVTECQTIHETIDGAGRHDPGFTLGYGLCFGQSERKAITMALAERWLRWDEFGEPPSSVGQDAAFVLRHADPVIGAGQVQHLKLPHYVDFQAQIQTLKAMRDGSNR
- the phnH gene encoding phosphonate C-P lyase system protein PhnH, whose translation is MTFDLASPSSAFLGFADPPRDSQVTFRALMDAMSRPAQPVPLTVACDMPPTLDPVVAAVGLTLLDETTPAWVDRRLIDQESIDFLRHHAEVTLAEEPEEAAFVILGCGSDSADVLQRLSRGTRSEPETSATAIVALTNGGEPLDYVAKGPGIENAVVLSLSSASRSLIDAAQLLNADFPLGIELILCIGETLVGLPRTTRLTLCRTPS
- the phnG gene encoding phosphonate C-P lyase system protein PhnG, translating into MCRVTRPDGRRWWLGVLAKCEPSALRAEWDDLNVDPAFSWLVQPQAGVIRLRGRLDRHGHAFDAGLLPVTKASLKLETGEIGMAYVPGHSMEHAGLAALLDALLQTDLCPIIVPAIERLEAARQGRAAEARRLTAATAVEFTMKAQNDL
- a CDS encoding endonuclease/exonuclease/phosphatase family protein, with translation MLLATYNIHYGIGRDDRYDLQRALSEVAHADVIALQEVEIGWARTNFDDQIDAIRHEFPDYTIAWGPNIDTLSTGSHGRRRQHGNVIASRYPILSIRNYLLPKYGSLDHLDQQKGALEALVDTPLGPIRIYSTHFCSTSPAQSQLQAEWLLRHHQSAPGRGPVLAGAHSDPSWTSEPALPPMPVTAIVMGDLNFDDDSSAYEILVGDYTRRYGNLTRRDGFLDAWVRCNAGTSRENRLATGATLLGHAPERVDYCLVTPDLRPALRKAWVSHEAVGSDHQPLFVDVDRGGDPACAG